In a single window of the Zea mays cultivar B73 chromosome 5, Zm-B73-REFERENCE-NAM-5.0, whole genome shotgun sequence genome:
- the LOC542044 gene encoding m26 protein produces MARERREIKRIESAAARQVTFSKRRRGLFKKAQELSVLCDADVALIVFSSTGKLSQFASSSMNEIIDKYNTHSKNLGKTEQPSLDLNLEHSKYANLNEQLAEASLRLRQMRGEELEGLNVEELQQLEKNLESGLHRVLQTKDQQFLEQINDLERKSTQLAEENMQLRNQVSQIPPAGKQAVADTENVIAEEGQSSESVMTALHSGSSQDNDDGSDVSLKLGLPCVAWK; encoded by the exons ATGGCGAGGGAGAGGCGGGAGATAAAGAGGATAGAGAGCGCGGCAGCGAGGCAGGTCACGTTCTCCAAGCGCCGCCGCGGCCTCTTCAAGAAGGCCCAGGAGCTCTCCGTGCTGTGCGATGCCGACGTCGCGCTCATAGTCTTCTCCTCCACGGGGAAGCTCTCCCAGTTCGCCAGCTCCAG TATGAATGAGATAATTGACAAGTACAACACGCATTCTAAAAACCTGGGGAAAACAGAACAGCCTTCGCTGGACTTGAAC TTAGAGCATAGCAAATATGCAAATTTGAATGAGCAACTTGCGGAAGCAAGCCTTCGACTCAG GCAGATGAGAGGTGAAGAGCTTGAGGGATTGAATGTTGAAGAACTCCAGCAATTGGAGAAGAACCTGGAATCTGGTCTGCATAGGGTGCTTCAAACAAAG GATCAACAATTCTTGGAACAGATCAATGACCTCGAACGTAAG AGTACGCAGCTGGCAGAGGAGAACATGCAACTGAGGAATCAA GTATCCCAGATACCCCCAGCTGGCAAGCAAGCAGTTGCTGATACTGAAAATGTTATTGCTGAAGAAGGGCAATCCTCTGAATCAGTGATGACTGCGTTGCACTCTGGGAGTTCACAGGATAATGATGATGGTTCGGATGTATCTCTAAAGTTAGG GCTGCCTTGCGTTGCATGGAAGTAA